The nucleotide window caaaaacctctaaaaattaacaaaaaaactaataaattaaactatgatatcacttaaaagcttcttagaccatattaataaaatatttaagcgataattagacaaatttgatttttttttccaacaaaaagtttattattaattaacatcagttatttcaagatgtttaagaaatggtggacaaaaaaaaataggatggacattaatgatatatgaactatgaatagtactttgtgaagcagatttagataacatatctgcacatccattttcagtcttttttgatgcctaaattcaatttcttcagagtagttattctacaaatagatcgtatgagatattgttttgatatgtagatttgttttttcaatgttaggAAGATTGATAattgtaaaaatgtctccttcgtatatgatatgtctataaccgagtctccaacatgagacaagtttgtttaaaaagtaaataattttatttttcttatattatataatcaatatatattattttctgataataaaaatatagttattcatctatcacaaatatctatgcaaatatgtgaatcaagtacaacaatcaaacaacataatgaatttccacaaagaaaatttaaaaaatatatttatgttatgtagtcatattttataatttttaaataatgtattataatattatacattatttttttagaattgagaaatacatatatcagttagacaaattaagcgataattagacaaatttgatttttattttgtgagcaaaaagtttattattaattagcattacttatttcaagatgtttaagaaatgatggacaaaaaaataggatggacataaatgatatatgaactataaatagttttttgtaaaactgacttagataacacatatgcacatccatttccagtcctttttgatgcataaattcaatttcttcagagcagttatttcACAAAGAGAtcatatgagatattgttttgatattcagatttgtttcttgattgttaagaagattgatagatgtaaaaatgtttcatttgaatatgatatgtctataaccgagtccccaacatgagacaagtttgttaaaaagtaaataattccatttttcttatattatataataaatatatattattcactgataataaaaatatagttattcatctatcacaaatatctatgcaaatatgtgaattaagtacaacaatcaaacaacataatgatttccacaaagaaaatataaaaaaatatatttatgttatgtagtcttattttttattctttaaataatataatacaatattatacattattttttagaattgagaaatacatataatatcttatccgcgcgtagcgcggttaaaaaatctagttttcataaaaatgttaaacagaAAAACAATAAAGCGACTTCGATCAATTAAATTCGAAGAGACGACGGGGGCCACTGAATTAAAGTGACAAGCAACCATCATAATTAAATGTCAATGAAAGGACaaatacaattattatttttgttttgtttgataaaaaaaacacaaaatataagaGAAATTGAGATAGGGGATGACGTAGAGAAAGCAACCTCCAAGACTCTCGCATGGCGTCTCCAGATCCTCCACACTTGACGAAGAAGCTCCTTAGCTTCTTTTTGTCTACTCTTTTTCTCACTATCGTCGTCAACTCGGAAACGCATTGCCGGAATTTCAAATCCATCATAAGTTTCGGCGATTCCACTGCCGACACCGGAAACTTGATTGGTCTCTCTGATCCTGACGATCTTCCTGCCGCCGCGTTTCCGCCGTACGGAGAAACATTCTTCCACCATCCCACGGGCCGTTTCTCAAATGGTCGCCTCATCATCGATTTCATTGGTACAGTCTCTACTGTGTTTGTTTGTCATTGTTTGTTCTTACTTGAACTAGTGTGAGTGAGTTAGTGAAGTTCTTGGGGTTTGTGAGGGACATTTGTTTCTTATGTCCAGAGAGCTCCACATTCTCTGGAAAGAGCAATCATAGTCTAATCATTGGCTTGTAATTATTGTATATCTTGTTTTCACCCCTCTTGAAAAaacaatttctaaaaaaatattatgtaatttgTTGGTTAATTTAAAAGCCTGGTAGACCATTTGTaatacaagaaaacaaaacgaCAGAGAAAACAGCAGCCAGTCTTTCGTTGCTTTCTCCGGTGGTGGGCGCTCCTCGCCGCCACCGGAGTGACTCGTCCTCTTGTATTTCGTTTTCTCTTCACCTCTCTCATCATCTCCTTTTTGTCTGTTAACAGATCTAGAAATTTTGGGGTTTGAATCTGTTAGATCTACAGATCTTGAGTTGTTTCCCTTTTAGATTTCTGGTGCAGATGGTCATGTTTTGTGTCAGCCTTGTTCGTTTGCTTCGTCTTGGCTTGTGCTTCATCTTTTTATCCCATCTGTCGTATGTTCCTTGTCAGAGAGGTTGAAAATCTGAGGCGTTCTTGTTGGGTTTTAGTGTTTGTCCTCTTGGTTTTTGTTTCAGCAACGGTTTAAGCGGTGGTGTGTTGATGGTGCGGTCATGTGTTGACGGTGTAGTGGTGTGTGGTGAGCAGAGCAGGTCTAACACCTTTGAGAAGAGAAGATTCATGGTTCTGGTCGCCTCCATCTCTCTGTTATGAGCTCTTCTCCTGTCCTTTGAATAAGTGTGTCTACCGGATTGTCATTTGCCTCTCTCGTCCTCGGTGGCTTCTGTTAGTTGAAGCATTATAAAGAGGTTGAGGCCTTTAGATTTTCCGATGAAGGTTCAGTTGAGAAGGGAGCTTTAGTGTAAGGCGTTTGTTTGCTTCTTGAGTTGGTTTTTGGTGTTAGACATTGTGGTTCTGGCTTGGTTCATGGAACTGAAGGTTCATGTAAGTTTGGTCTGGTGTCGTAGTTGTGAAGGCCATTGCATCGCTTACTCTCTCTTGTCTGGCTCTCGGAAGAGATCCGGCTGATCAAAGCCAATAGGTATCATCTCTATTCTCACTACCAAGGATTGTTCACGGGTTTGGATGTAAGAGTGAAGATTAATCTAGTGATCTTAGTAGTTGTTGTATGTCACCCGTTGTTCACTTGTTTGGGTTTGCGATCCCCTGTTGTGGGCTATGTTTCCAGGGATTTCAGGGATTTTAAGTCGTATCCGCTGGCATTTGGATTTCATCTTGTATGTTTTTTCAGTTTCATCAATAAAAATCAgaagggaaaaaaaaagaaaacaaaacatatgaTAAATGTTCTGCTTCTTGTGAGACGAAACCCAAAAGGATTACTATTCATCATCTTGGgctctttctttgttttttctttttgttttttttgttttttgatgtAACGCTTCCCTATTTGAATGGTTAGTTGTTTCTATGAAACATGAAAGCATCTAAACACAATACCACTTAATGTTTAATCAACTAACATGTTTCTCAAGCCATTTCCTTTGATTCTATTATCAGCTGAATTCTTGGGTCTTCCATTTGTGCCTCCTTTTTATGGATCTCAAAATGCAAACTTTGAGAAGGGAGTTAATTTCGCTGTGGGAGGAGCAACGGCACTGGAACATTCCTTTCTCGTGGAGAGAGGGATTAATCTTGATTTCACCAATGTTAGTTTAGGAGTTCAGCTTCAGAGCTTCAAGGATGCTCTGCCTAGCTTATGTGGTTCCCCATCAGGTGTGGAAGTTCAACGTTTTCTTTTATGTACTTGGTTTGTGCTTAAAGATCCCATCCTTGTTTCTGTTAACCTCCTAGATGCAAGCTCACTTGTAAAGATTTTTTAGACTGCAGAGATATGATCGAAAATGCGTTGATTCTCATGGGAGAAATTGGAGGGAATGACTATAATTACCCACTCTTTCTTGGCAAACCCATTCAAGAGGTCAGAGAGCTGGTTCCACTTGTGGTCACTACTATATCCTCTGCAATCACGGTAAACATTTCTCTTTATACCTCATCAAATTCTTGATCTGCCTCTACAAGGAATAccataagcaaaaaaaatatatttgttttgctttttgGGAATGAATATTAAAGCTTAAAAAATACAGGAGTTGATCAGTATGGGTGGGAAAACATTTCTTGTGCCCGGACAGTTCCCGCTTGGATGCTCCACTACCTACTTGCAATCATACAAAACATCAAACGCTGAAGAATATGATTCTACGGGTTGTTTGAAATGGCTGAACGAGTTTGGAAAAAACCAGGGCGACCAGCTTCTAGTAGAACTCAAGAAGCTCCAGAAGCTGTACCCTCATGTCTACATCATATACGCAGACTACTACAACATTTTGCTTCGCTTTATCCAAGAACCAGCTAAATACGGTTAGTTTTCTTGACCATTCCTACTGAACCAACAAGATTTCTAACCTAGTTAGTTATCCAATCAAATGTACAAACAGGGTTCTTAAGCAAACCCTCACCCTTGCCCCCTTGCTGCGGTACTGGAGGATCGTACAGTTCCGTATTTGGTAGGACATTTGGCTTAAAAGGACTTAAATGTTGTAATGATCCTTCAAAGTATGTGGACTGGGACAGTGCTCATATGACTGAGGCTGCGTACAGATTGATGGCTGAGGGTGTACTTAAGGGACCCTATGCCATCCCTCCTTTCGATTGGTCTTGCTTCAACCCTGAAATTAAGAACAGTGGCTCATCTGATACAGAGCATTCTTCGATGTAACTGATCAAGTTGTTCCGAGGTTTGAGAGAGAATAATAAGGATACCAATAATATCATGTATGTTTATTTGTCTTAGAGCATGTGTTGTAATATTTGAAAAATTGGATTGTTGTTATGCTAATGTGAATATGTATTTGAATATCT belongs to Brassica rapa cultivar Chiifu-401-42 chromosome A07, CAAS_Brap_v3.01, whole genome shotgun sequence and includes:
- the LOC103828999 gene encoding GDSL esterase/lipase At1g28580 isoform X4, producing MLCLAYVVPHQVWKFNVFFYVLDCRDMIENALILMGEIGGNDYNYPLFLGKPIQEVRELVPLVVTTISSAITELISMGGKTFLVPGQFPLGCSTTYLQSYKTSNAEEYDSTGCLKWLNEFGKNQGDQLLVELKKLQKLYPHVYIIYADYYNILLRFIQEPAKYGFLSKPSPLPPCCGTGGSYSSVFGRTFGLKGLKCCNDPSKYVDWDSAHMTEAAYRLMAEGVLKGPYAIPPFDWSCFNPEIKNSGSSDTEHSSM
- the LOC103828999 gene encoding GDSL esterase/lipase At1g28580 isoform X3; the encoded protein is MASPDPPHLTKKLLSFFLSTLFLTIVVNSETHCRNFKSIISFGDSTADTGNLIGLSDPDDLPAAAFPPYGETFFHHPTGRFSNGRLIIDFIDCRDMIENALILMGEIGGNDYNYPLFLGKPIQEVRELVPLVVTTISSAITELISMGGKTFLVPGQFPLGCSTTYLQSYKTSNAEEYDSTGCLKWLNEFGKNQGDQLLVELKKLQKLYPHVYIIYADYYNILLRFIQEPAKYGFLSKPSPLPPCCGTGGSYSSVFGRTFGLKGLKCCNDPSKYVDWDSAHMTEAAYRLMAEGVLKGPYAIPPFDWSCFNPEIKNSGSSDTEHSSM
- the LOC103828999 gene encoding GDSL esterase/lipase At1g28580 isoform X2, with protein sequence MASPDPPHLTKKLLSFFLSTLFLTIVVNSETHCRNFKSIISFGDSTADTGNLIGLSDPDDLPAAAFPPYGETFFHHPTGRFSNGRLIIDFIAEFLGLPFVPPFYGSQNANFEKGVNFAVGGATALEHSFLVERGINLDFTNVSLGVQLQSFKDALPSLCGSPSDCRDMIENALILMGEIGGNDYNYPLFLGKPIQEVRELVPLVVTTISSAITFPLGCSTTYLQSYKTSNAEEYDSTGCLKWLNEFGKNQGDQLLVELKKLQKLYPHVYIIYADYYNILLRFIQEPAKYGFLSKPSPLPPCCGTGGSYSSVFGRTFGLKGLKCCNDPSKYVDWDSAHMTEAAYRLMAEGVLKGPYAIPPFDWSCFNPEIKNSGSSDTEHSSM
- the LOC103828999 gene encoding GDSL esterase/lipase At1g28580 isoform X1 is translated as MASPDPPHLTKKLLSFFLSTLFLTIVVNSETHCRNFKSIISFGDSTADTGNLIGLSDPDDLPAAAFPPYGETFFHHPTGRFSNGRLIIDFIAEFLGLPFVPPFYGSQNANFEKGVNFAVGGATALEHSFLVERGINLDFTNVSLGVQLQSFKDALPSLCGSPSDCRDMIENALILMGEIGGNDYNYPLFLGKPIQEVRELVPLVVTTISSAITELISMGGKTFLVPGQFPLGCSTTYLQSYKTSNAEEYDSTGCLKWLNEFGKNQGDQLLVELKKLQKLYPHVYIIYADYYNILLRFIQEPAKYGFLSKPSPLPPCCGTGGSYSSVFGRTFGLKGLKCCNDPSKYVDWDSAHMTEAAYRLMAEGVLKGPYAIPPFDWSCFNPEIKNSGSSDTEHSSM